The DNA sequence AATAAAAAGAATACGCCAGAAAGAATGGAGATTAAAAAATTCAATCCTATTCTTAAACGTATGACAGTTCATAAAGAAATTAAATAATTAGAAATTTTTATAATTTCAAATAATTAAAAAGACATTGAGTCATGGCAAAGAAATCAGTAGCATCATTACAAACAGGATCTAAAAGGTTGTCAAAAGCAATAAAAATGGTAAAATCTCCAAAAACAGGAGCTTATACTTTTGTTGAGTCTATTATGGCACCTGAACAAGTAAACGATTTCTTCAATAAGAAATAAGGGTACCTATCATAATATTATTAAGCCACTTTCCAAAAGAAAGTGGCTTTTGTGTTATATTTACCGAAGGATTTTAATGACAATTTTTCCGAATGGAATAAAAGGTTGGATAATTGCTATTAAAATTTAGACATTACTTTTATCCTGAATTTAGTTTAGATGCAACATTGGCTTGGAGTTTACTTTAGAATAAGAAGAGAAACTTTAATTATTACGCAGGATAGGTAACGTTTAACTAACTATATGAATAAACGAATAAACATTTTTTAAATGAGTTTTTTTAAAAAAATATTTTCATCAGAAAAAAAAGAAACCTTAGATAAAGGTTTAGAAAAGTCTAAAAGTAGTTTCTTTGGTAAACTAAGTAAAGCTGTCGCAGGAAAATCTAAAGTAGATGATGATGTTTTAGATAATTTAGAAGAAGTTTTGGTGTCTAGTGATGTAGGTGTTAATACTACATTGAAAATTATAGAACGCATTGAAAAGCGTGTTTCTAAAGATAAATATTTAGGCACGGACGAACTAAATAGTATTCTAAGAGAAGAAATAGCGAGTTTATTAAGTGAAACGAATACTGGTGAAGAAACCGAATTTTCAATACCAAAAAACAAAAAACCCTATGTTATTATGGTTGTTGGTGTTAATGGGGTAGGTAAAACTACAACTATCGGTAAGTTGTCACATCAATTTAAAAAACAAGGGCTTAAAGTTGTTTTAGGAGCAGCAGATACTTTTAGAGCAGCAGCAATAGACCAACTGCAAGTTTGGGCTGATAGGGTAGATGTGCCTTTAGTAAAACAATCTATGGGTAGTGATCCTGCTTCGGTAGCTTTTGATACCTTACAAAGCGCCGTTACACATAATGCAGATGTAGTTATAATTGATACAGCTGGGCGTTTGCACAATAAAGTAAATTTAATGAACGAGCTAACAAAAGTAAAGCGCGTTATGCAAAAAGTAGTGGAAGACACGCCTAATGATGTACTTTTAGTTTTAGATGGTTCCACAGGTCAAAATGCTTTTGAGCAGGCTAAACAATTTACAGCTGCTACTGAAGTAACCTCATTAGCAGTAACCAAATTGGATGGTACCGCTAAGGGAGGTGTTGTGATTGGTATTTCAGATCAGTTTAAAATTCCTGTAAAATACATAGGTGTAGGAGAAGGAATTGAGGATTTGCAGGTGTTTAATAAATATGAGTTTGTGGACTCTTTTTTCAAATAAGTATATTTTTTGATGTTCTCTTAATAACTTAGTAATCTTGTTATTTTTAAAATAGGGGTTGATTACTCAATTAATTCATTAATTTTTCCCCACAAATCATTATCAAAACTCGATAAAGCAAAATTATCATCGTCAGCAGCTTCGCCCATTCGTATAATTACTAATTCTTTGCTTGGTATAACATAAATTTTCTGATCGTTTTTTCCTAAAGCAGCATAAGTGTCGCTAGGAGCATTTGGAATCAATTCATCATTAAATTCAAATTGACTTTGTGGTAAATGGTAACTTGGTTTTCCGTTTAACCACCATAAATATCCATAAGCTTTATTAATTTCTTGTGAGGTGTTTGTAGCTTCATTCAAAAAGTTTTCAGAAACAATTTGTGTGTCTTCCCATTTACCTTTGGCATAAATCATTAATCCAAAGCGTGCCATGCTTCTGGTATTACTCCAGTACACATTTAAATGATTTAAATTAGTCCAGGAGCCAGACATACCAATTTTATCTCTCAAATTCGTATTAAAATAATTATCCCAACTTTGACTACTAGCAGCAGCTACCACATCTTGCATTTTAACATATACGTTATGATATGCCCAACGGGTTCCAGAGTCTGCCACATATTGTAGATTGGCTGCTGAAACATCATCTCCAATTGTATCGTCTAAACCAGAATCCATTGATAATAAGTTTTTACAGGTAATGAGATTTTCTTTTGCTAAAGTTGCGCTTGTCCAACCAGTTCCTAAATAATCAGACACTTTATTATGAATATTCAATAAGCCGTCATCTTGTGCTATGCCAGAAACTGTGGTTGTTAATGTTTTTCCCGCACTAGCCCAATACCATGGTGTAGAAGCAGAATGCCCATTCATATAGGCTTCAATAACAATTTTTCCGTTGTGTAATATTATAAAACTTCTGGTGTTTTTTTCTTCTAAATAGTCTAAAAGAGGTTGTAGTTTGTTTGCATTCCAACCTAAATCTGAAATAGATTTTGTTTCCCAAGAATCAGAATTTATTGGAGGAAAATAAAGGGAATCTATAGTTGGGGGTATTGGTTCACTTTTAGAGCAATTAAAAAATGAAACCGATACAATGGTTAAAAATAAAAATAGCTGTTTCATAACTTGATTTTTATGATTTTGGACTGTCAAATATATAAAAGGTTTAATAAGCACTTATAAATTAGACTTTGTTAACCGATAATCAACATTTGTAAATTTCATGCTGAGCTAAGTAGAAGTGCCATATTCATTCCGTATCTTTGCGCACTTAAATTTTGGTATGAGAACGAAAACACTAAAAAAGAATAAAATTAATGTAGTAACTCTTGGATGTAGTAAAAATATTTATGATAGCGAAGTGTTAATGGGGCAATTAAAAGCCAGTGGAAAAGATGTAGTTCATGAAGAGGAAGGTAATATTGTGGTCATTAATACCTGCGGATTTATAAACAATGCCAAAGAAGAAAGTGTGAACACTATTTTAGAGTTCATGCAGAAAAAAGAAGATGGCGACGTTGATAAGGTATTTGTTACAGGGTGTTTAAGTGAACGATATAAGCCAGATTTACAAAAGGAAATACCAAATGTAGACCAATATTTTGGAACCACAGAATTACCTGGTTTATTAAAGGCTTTAGGGGCCGATTATAAGCATGAACTTATAGGTGAGCGCTTAACAACTACACCAAAGAATTATGCTTATTTGAAAATTGCCGAGGGTTGTGACAGGCCGTGTAGTTTTTGTGCCATTCCTATTATGCGTGGAAAGCATAAAAGCACACCTATTGAGGCCATTGTTACCGAAGCAGAAAAATTAGCATCCAAAGGCGTTAAAGAACTTATTTTAATTGCTCAGGATTTAACTTATTATGGACTCGATTTATATAAAAAACGAAATTTAGCTGAATTGCTTGAGGCTTTGGTAAAAGTAGAAGGAGTAGAGTGGATTCGCTTACATTATGCATTTCCAGCAGGTTTTCCTATGGATGTGTTGGATGTGATGAATCGAGAACCTAAAATTTGTAATTATTTAGATATTCCGTTGCAGCATATTAGCAATTCTATTTTAAAAAGTATGCGTCGTGGTACCACAAAGGAAAAAACCACCAAATTGCTTAAAGAATTTAGAGCAGCTGTACCAAATATGGCAATTAGAACCACTTTAATTGTTGGATACCCAGGAGAAACGGAAGAAAATTTTCAGGAACTAAAACAATGGGTTTCAGATATGCGTTTTGAGCGTTTAGGCTGTTTTACGTATTCTCATGAAGAAAATACACACGCTTATAATTTAGAAGATGACGTGCCACAGGAAGTGAAACAAGATCGAGCTAATCAAATAATGGAAATTCAGTCGCAGATTTCTTGGGAACTTAATCAAGAAAAAATAGGACAGATTTTTAAAGTGGTTATTGATAGAAAAGAAGGTAATTATTTTGTGGGAAGAACTGAATTTGATTCACCCGACGTGGATAACGAAGTCCTTATTGATGCCACAAAAACCTATTTAAAAACAGGGGAGTTTGCTACTGTAAAAATTACAGAGGCAGAAGATTTTGATTTGTATGCAGAGGTTCTTATTTAGTTAAATAGTGCTTTTTTACATCAAATTATTGTAGACTTTGTAATATTTGTTGATAGTTAGCATTGTGAGGTGCTAATTGTATCAATTTAGAACAGGTGTTGTAAGCTGCAACGTGCTGTTTTAGGTTCATTTCAGCAATAAGTTTTACGTATAAAAGATTTTCATTATCAGGAAAAATACTTAAAGCTTTATTGATAACTTCAATCGATTTTTGATTCATGTTTTCCGCTTGAAGTTTTAAGGCGTAATTATAGAAAGCTCTAATATTAATTGGCTTTTTATTGCTTGCTATTTCAAGATACTTTAAAGCATTTTTAGAATCTCCAATTTCATTATATAAAAGCCCGAGCATATAGTAAGAATCTCCATAATCAGGTTCTTGCTCAATGACCTTAAGATACAATTCTATAACCTCTTCAGTGTTTCCTTGTTTATAAAGCAATAAGGCTAAATTCATTCGGGAAATATTTAGCCAGTTATCCATTTTTATAGCCTTTCTATAGGCTTTAATAGCCAAATCTATTTCTCCTTTGGTTTCATGATAGATGCCTATTTGGTGTTGTCCTGTTGCAAAATCGGCATCCATATCCATTTGTTCAAAAAACTCTTTTTCAGCTTCAATATATGAATTGTTATTGCTCATATCAGCACCAATGCTATTGAAATATCTTACTGCAGAAATCCGTACTAATCTAACAGGATCTCTTAATAATGGTTCTATATCAGCATACCGACTTTGGTCGTTTATTTTTTCAAACGAGCGCACCGCTTCATTTCTAACAAGAATGGAAGGATCGTTTAAAAAACGTCTTAAACCATTAATTTCATCTGGTGATAGCTGATTGTTTGTATATTGATTTAAGGCAGTTGCTCTTGCTATTTCAGGATATTTTTCTTCTGATATTAAGGTATGAAAAGCATTTTGATTGCCTTCATAACCAGCCAATAGGTAGTTTGAAAAATGATCAGGTCGTTGGGTGCCATATTTGGAATTAATAAAGTCACTAGCCCATTCAGGGGTTTTGTCTTCATGGCAACCGTTACAGGCATTAGGTGTGCCATATTTAACCGTTTGGTCTGGTCGGGGGTTTCTAAAACTATGGTCACGTCTAAAATCATTGCCCATGTAAAACCTACCAGTCATATGACAATTAATACATTGTGCTCCTTCTGTATTTGGTTGGTGGTAATGATGCGAAGAACTATCATATGTGTCTGCAACATGACACGTTACACAAAGATTATTTCCTGTTTGTTTTAGTTGCAAGGAATGTGCATCGTGACAGTCAGTACATTTCACACCGCTGTGATACATTTTACTTTGTACAAAGGAGCCATAAACATAATCTTCATCTTTTATCTGACCATCTAATTCATAAGTTGGGTAAGTGTATAAACTAGGGGTATAATGGTCTAAAAAATGTCCTTCATAATCAAATTTTTTGGTAATCTGACCTCTTCTAGAATGGCATCGTGCACATTTTTGAACTAAATCTTTTGAAGTTTCATTATTACTCATGTACAGTTTTGGTGGTGTGGCACCTTCTATGGGGTTTTCATAAAATTCTACATGACTGCTAGCAGGACCGTGGCAAGCTTCACAACTTACATTTATTTCACTATATGTGGTATTGTATACATTGTTAGTTGAATTATAATTTTTTTCAAGGTTTGTAGAATGACAATCAGCACAGGCCGTATTCCATCGCATTGCTCCACCTGTCCAGTTGATCCATTCTCCATGTGCTAATTCTAAATTAGGCTGCAAATGAAACCATAAGTTTTTTTCAGTGTCCCAAGCTGTAATTAAACATTGGTAAGCTCCATTAGGAAATTTAACAATGTATTGTTGTAAAGGTGTAACACCGTACGTGTAAATAATTTTATAATCTTGATACTCACCATTTTCATCGGCGGTATTTACATAAAAATCACCATCTTTTTTGAAGAATTTACTTGTAACTCCTTGAAATGTAAAGCTTGTGTTGTTAAAATCAGCAAGTATGGTTGTGGAATCAGCAATTTTCATTGCCTGATCGTGGTGTGAATCTTTCCATGTAGTGTATTCGGTTTGATGACAATCAATACAAGCCTCCTTGCCAACAAATGTGGAGTGTCCTGTTTGTTTATGAACAGTGGTTTTTGGAGCATACTCCTTGTTTTTACAACCTAAAATGACCACAAAGCATAATATATAGATTCCATTTTTTAAATGGTTAAGTGGATATGGGCTTTTATAATTGTTGCTTTTATGAGAGTGCATTAGGTGTGATTTGAAAATTTGTATTTATGAAAAATAATAAACTCTAAAATTAGGTATTCTGTTAGAATAAAAAACAAAGTTATATCATAGTTTATGTCTCTTTTTTTTATTAAGAATATACTTGTCCGCGATGTGGTTTTAAAGCATCTCTAATTGGTTTCATAATTTTTTCTTCAACCACTAAAAAAGCAATAGAGTGTACCTCACTTAAATCTTCAACTCCAGTAATAATTATTGGCAGTTGTTCAGCTATTATGTATTCTTTTAAATGAATTTCATGGTGTTTTGCAATTTTATGAGCGTCGGGACCACGAAAGTCCCAAATTAGTTTTAGTTTGCGCATTGTTATTTTATAGTGTAAGGAGTCAAGCAAATATAAAGGTTTCAAAAAGGAAATGTCATAAATTTCAGTTCAAAATAGTATGAAAGATTCATACTTATTTTTTATTTTAATCGTTAATTAATGGAACTTGCATTATAGGTATATATTACTATTTTTGCAATAATTGAATAATAATTTTATTAGATGACATTTAAATATTCCCTCACGTTTATTTTAATACTTTTTTTATCGCATATTAATGCACAAAAAACAGAAGATTTAGTACTTTTTACCGTTGATGGTACTCCTGTTTATACGTCAGAGTTTTTGAGAGTTTATAATAAAAACATAGATTTAGTTCAAGACGAATCTCAAAAAGATGTAGATGGTTATTTAACTCTTTTTACTAATTATAAACTAAAATTAAAAGAAGCAAAAGCATTAGGGCTTGATGAAAATCCGAGTTATTTAAGAGAATTGGAGACTTATAAAAAACAATTATCCAAAAGTTTTTTAACAGATAATCAGGTTACAGACGCTTTGGTAAAAGAGGCTTACAATAGAGTCTCTAAGGAGGTAAAGGCAAATCATATTTTAGTAAGAGTTTCAGAAAATGCTAGTCCTAAAGATACTTTAGAGGCATATAATAAAGCGCTAAAGTTACGTAATCGAACTTTAGAAGAAGGTTTTGAAAACGTTAGAAAAGAAGTACACAACGGACAAACTATTTTTGGAGAAGAGTTGGGGTATTTTACAGGTTTTAAAATGGTTTATGATTTTGAAAACGCAGCGTTTAATACTAAAGTTAACGAGATTTCAATGCCCTTTAGAACCCGATTTGGGTATCATTTCATTAAAGTGTTTGATGTAAGAAACTCCAGAGGTGAAGTTACCGTAGCTCATATTATGATTGGTAAGCAGCAGAAAGGAACTACTGCAGGGACACCAGAAAGTAGAATTCAAGATATTTATAAAAAACTACAACAAGGTGAAGATTTTGAATCCTTAGCAAAACAATTTTCAGATGATAAAAGTTCATCTGAAAAAGGAGGGGTACTTTCTCCTTTTTCAGGAGGACAGTTAAGTTCGCAGGAATTTGAAGACGCTGCTTTTAGTTTAAACGAAGTTGGTGATATATCAAAACCTATACAGTCAAAATTTGGTTGGCACATTATAAAGTTACTCAATAAAAGACCTATACCAGCTTTTGAAGAAATGAAGTCTGAATTAGAAGCAAAAGTAAAGCGGGACGAGCGTTCTAAATTAATTGATGATGCGTTGTTCTTAAAACTTAGAAAGCAATATAATATAGATAATG is a window from the Pseudalgibacter alginicilyticus genome containing:
- a CDS encoding serine hydrolase domain-containing protein, with amino-acid sequence MKQLFLFLTIVSVSFFNCSKSEPIPPTIDSLYFPPINSDSWETKSISDLGWNANKLQPLLDYLEEKNTRSFIILHNGKIVIEAYMNGHSASTPWYWASAGKTLTTTVSGIAQDDGLLNIHNKVSDYLGTGWTSATLAKENLITCKNLLSMDSGLDDTIGDDVSAANLQYVADSGTRWAYHNVYVKMQDVVAAASSQSWDNYFNTNLRDKIGMSGSWTNLNHLNVYWSNTRSMARFGLMIYAKGKWEDTQIVSENFLNEATNTSQEINKAYGYLWWLNGKPSYHLPQSQFEFNDELIPNAPSDTYAALGKNDQKIYVIPSKELVIIRMGEAADDDNFALSSFDNDLWGKINELIE
- the rimO gene encoding 30S ribosomal protein S12 methylthiotransferase RimO, producing MRTKTLKKNKINVVTLGCSKNIYDSEVLMGQLKASGKDVVHEEEGNIVVINTCGFINNAKEESVNTILEFMQKKEDGDVDKVFVTGCLSERYKPDLQKEIPNVDQYFGTTELPGLLKALGADYKHELIGERLTTTPKNYAYLKIAEGCDRPCSFCAIPIMRGKHKSTPIEAIVTEAEKLASKGVKELILIAQDLTYYGLDLYKKRNLAELLEALVKVEGVEWIRLHYAFPAGFPMDVLDVMNREPKICNYLDIPLQHISNSILKSMRRGTTKEKTTKLLKEFRAAVPNMAIRTTLIVGYPGETEENFQELKQWVSDMRFERLGCFTYSHEENTHAYNLEDDVPQEVKQDRANQIMEIQSQISWELNQEKIGQIFKVVIDRKEGNYFVGRTEFDSPDVDNEVLIDATKTYLKTGEFATVKITEAEDFDLYAEVLI
- a CDS encoding peptidylprolyl isomerase — encoded protein: MTFKYSLTFILILFLSHINAQKTEDLVLFTVDGTPVYTSEFLRVYNKNIDLVQDESQKDVDGYLTLFTNYKLKLKEAKALGLDENPSYLRELETYKKQLSKSFLTDNQVTDALVKEAYNRVSKEVKANHILVRVSENASPKDTLEAYNKALKLRNRTLEEGFENVRKEVHNGQTIFGEELGYFTGFKMVYDFENAAFNTKVNEISMPFRTRFGYHFIKVFDVRNSRGEVTVAHIMIGKQQKGTTAGTPESRIQDIYKKLQQGEDFESLAKQFSDDKSSSEKGGVLSPFSGGQLSSQEFEDAAFSLNEVGDISKPIQSKFGWHIIKLLNKRPIPAFEEMKSELEAKVKRDERSKLIDDALFLKLRKQYNIDNAQPELDYFVSILNDDYYKRAWTLPADFDNNKPLVKINDRQLTYKDFGSFLLESQGNITSKTTYDILVSKQYETFLNKNLVKYQEDNLENDNPDFAHILSEYRDGLLLFDLMETTIWNVAKTDSTDIQNFYENHKKDYTFPKRIEGVVASSANKKVAKKVGKLLEKKMTPEQIKKLVNNNGEVNIIFTSGIMDSKHQALPPKYKFEKGISKIYNYNNSYIVVQANDVLAETQKTFEEAKGSVSSDYQVYKENNWLATLKEKYKVTINQEALNAVRAQIKNQ
- a CDS encoding cytochrome c3 family protein, with amino-acid sequence MHSHKSNNYKSPYPLNHLKNGIYILCFVVILGCKNKEYAPKTTVHKQTGHSTFVGKEACIDCHQTEYTTWKDSHHDQAMKIADSTTILADFNNTSFTFQGVTSKFFKKDGDFYVNTADENGEYQDYKIIYTYGVTPLQQYIVKFPNGAYQCLITAWDTEKNLWFHLQPNLELAHGEWINWTGGAMRWNTACADCHSTNLEKNYNSTNNVYNTTYSEINVSCEACHGPASSHVEFYENPIEGATPPKLYMSNNETSKDLVQKCARCHSRRGQITKKFDYEGHFLDHYTPSLYTYPTYELDGQIKDEDYVYGSFVQSKMYHSGVKCTDCHDAHSLQLKQTGNNLCVTCHVADTYDSSSHHYHQPNTEGAQCINCHMTGRFYMGNDFRRDHSFRNPRPDQTVKYGTPNACNGCHEDKTPEWASDFINSKYGTQRPDHFSNYLLAGYEGNQNAFHTLISEEKYPEIARATALNQYTNNQLSPDEINGLRRFLNDPSILVRNEAVRSFEKINDQSRYADIEPLLRDPVRLVRISAVRYFNSIGADMSNNNSYIEAEKEFFEQMDMDADFATGQHQIGIYHETKGEIDLAIKAYRKAIKMDNWLNISRMNLALLLYKQGNTEEVIELYLKVIEQEPDYGDSYYMLGLLYNEIGDSKNALKYLEIASNKKPINIRAFYNYALKLQAENMNQKSIEVINKALSIFPDNENLLYVKLIAEMNLKQHVAAYNTCSKLIQLAPHNANYQQILQSLQ
- a CDS encoding DUF4295 domain-containing protein, coding for MAKKSVASLQTGSKRLSKAIKMVKSPKTGAYTFVESIMAPEQVNDFFNKK
- the ftsY gene encoding signal recognition particle-docking protein FtsY; the protein is MSFFKKIFSSEKKETLDKGLEKSKSSFFGKLSKAVAGKSKVDDDVLDNLEEVLVSSDVGVNTTLKIIERIEKRVSKDKYLGTDELNSILREEIASLLSETNTGEETEFSIPKNKKPYVIMVVGVNGVGKTTTIGKLSHQFKKQGLKVVLGAADTFRAAAIDQLQVWADRVDVPLVKQSMGSDPASVAFDTLQSAVTHNADVVIIDTAGRLHNKVNLMNELTKVKRVMQKVVEDTPNDVLLVLDGSTGQNAFEQAKQFTAATEVTSLAVTKLDGTAKGGVVIGISDQFKIPVKYIGVGEGIEDLQVFNKYEFVDSFFK